The genomic region CTCCCAAAGTGTTTTCATTGTAATAGGTGGTTTGAGTTATTTTTTCAGGAACTAATTTGACTTCATCACATTTCTTCACTTGAAAACTTCACGTCAAATCATCTTTTCAAAGTGTAAAAAACTTCCATTtagcattttcaaaacaaaacattcaaatactttaaatcaaagaaacttatctttaaaaagaaggagaaaaatgcttttaaaaaaggaTTGGAAATAATGATAACAAAACACTCTCAGATCAACCTGAAACTGTTTTGGGGTCAGACTTTCTTCaagaaaatttttaaatatttctaatttcTACTCTTAACTGATCAGATCTAAAAATATCATGGATCAGAATAACTTTTCTGGCCCAGTTTTGACAACTTCAAGGAAAGAAGCAATGAGAACAGCCTGACAATGGCATCACTACAAAAATCCTTTTAGCCGTATTTTATTCCACCTTcatactgttttaaaaaaattactagtTTGGTGACTACAATTACTGTCTTTATAGATCTACTTAAAATGTGTGAAGAAACTGCACAGAGCAGGTCTGGAAATGGTCAATTTCAAAACAGCACCAAATCAAGCCAGGCAGCTCATTAATTCCTGGGTGGAAAATCAGACAAATGGTAAGGTCAGACAAGATTTTGAAATATACTTACCTTTTGCAACTGTATTTGAACTACTTCTAAAAAGACTAAATATTAGAGAAGAAATTTCCTCCTCTCATCCCTTTTAGAGGAGATTTCCTGTGGAAAGGGATGACTCTATTGCACCTGTGTGGCACTGACAGTGTGTTTTAAACATATCTGGCAAAGGGAGAGGTGCCAGGATATGCACACTTTTTGCGTCTGAAGAGCTTAACTCATGCAAAGTTAGCCTCAGCTTCTCTAGAATATTGGCATAATTTTATAAGCATGTGTTGGATGAGTAACCAGTGGGCTTCCGGGGGAGAAGGTAATGCACACACTGGGCTGATGATGGCAAGAAAAACATGAGTGAATTGTGAGAAACTGAAAAGcacagtgagaaacagaaaatctaTAACGCTACTTTCCTctcctgttctttcttttctataTAACTTTTTTTCCAAGTACTAGTTAGAAATATTCCTGGGGATGCATACCACTCTTGAACCTACCTGTCTTCTTGCAGAAATGTCTGGACAGGTGCCAGTCATTCTGAATTAAATAATCCTcacgaatcacagaatcacagaatgttagggattggaagggacctcaaaagatcacctagtccaatccccctgccagagcaggaacacttagatggggctacacaggaaggcatccaggtgggttttgaatgtttccagagtaggagactccacaacacccctgggcagcctgttccagtgttctgttaccttcactgtgaagaagtttcttctcaaatttaagcggaacctcctgtgttctagtttgcatccattaccccttgtcctatcactggttgtcaccgagaagagcctggctccatcctcatgacactcaccctttacatatttataaacactaatgaggtcaccccctcAGTTTGAACCTGAATTCCACATGCAGACCTTTGAAGGAGAGGAAGTCAAGTCAAGCAGCAGCATGCCGATAGAGCTCTAAAATGCAACACTATTGCTATGAAGTTTTACACTCTCTGCCCTGCTTCTTTCTTAAAGGAAAGATCCGAAATTTCCTTGAACCAGACTCTGTTGATCTTGATACTGTTCTGGTCCTTGTGAATGCCGTTTACTTCAAAGGGATATGGAAGACGGCATTTAAAGAAGAAGACACTCAGGAATTTCCCTTCAGCATGACAAAGGTAggaggacacagacacagcttctGGCCAGGAATCCAGGCTGTTGGCTCACACAGCCAGGAGGTTGTGTGATACACACAAGATGTGGTCATTGGCTGTGTGGTTTAGCTGGGGCCCTCACTGTCAGCTTTGCAAGTGTTGTGTCTGATCAGGGCAAGCCAGCAGACAAGAGATGAAAATGGAGACACAGCTCTTCCTCAAAGGCAACACGCTTGAAGACTGAGCCCTGTCTCTTTCAAAGCACTTGTACATTTGTCTGCTTAAAGAAAAAATTCTCCCTGGTCATACCACCTCACGTTtcacattctgtgatttcatATTCTATGTTTTCCATGATTTCTGTTTCGCAGCAAGAAACCAAACCTGTGCAAATGATGTGTCAGAACAGTACCTTCAAAgtggcagcagtgactgcagaaaaAATTAAGATTCTGGAGCTTCCATACGCCAGCGGGGAGCTGAGCATGTTGGTGCTGTTGCCTGACGACATCTCTGACCTGGAGAAGGTATGATCCTGGCTGGCAGAGCATCAGAGTTGTCACTTCAGTAGGACCTGGCTACCGTCCAGAGCTTTTACTGTTCATTTACACCCCAGCTGCCCAcaccaggactttttttttttttaaattttatttttgattaAATTGAATGGTAGGAAGAAATTGTATTCACATCCCAAGAATTTCATTCCCTGCCTCTTTTTGCAGCTTGAGAACAAAATCAGCTTTGAAAAACTGACAGAGTGGACCAGTCCTAATGTGATggaaaagaagaaagtgaaagTGTACCTCCCACGCATGAAGATTGAGGAAAAATATAACCTCACATTTGTCTTGAAGGCCTTGGGTATGACTGACCTGTTCAGCCCTTTGGCCAGTCTGTCTGGCATCTCTTCACAAAAGGGCCTGAAGATATCTGAGGCCATCCACAAGGCGTACATGGAAGTTAATGAAGAGGGCACCGAGATGGCTGACTCAGCAGGGATGATGGGAGACATCAAAGATTCCTTTGAGCTTGAAGAGTTTAAGGCTGACcaccctttccttttcttgatcAAACACAATCCAACTAACAGCATCCTCTTCTTAGGTAGATATTGTTCCCcctaaagaaagaaagaggtgGAAGTAATGCTTGCCTTCCCCCCAGAAACGCACCCCTTTTAGTGTAACATTGTGATGTAATCTCATCTTTTCAATATTTACTCCAAGTGGAAAACCTAATCTAAGAAATGCCCATTTGGGAAGCTTCCATAGCAAAGACATAATTGCAGGTGAGGAAATAGTAGCAAGTGTGTTTGTGTTTACTCCTTTCCCTTCTCATACTTCTTTCAGGATTGCTTGAGCTGAGCCAAGACTGACCCAACAGAGAGTAGAGGCACCCACTAGCCAGGAAGGGGACAAGTGATTTTTCACTTGAGGAATAAGTTGCAGGCATGATTCCAAGTCTTTGGGAATCTATTACACAGAAAGCCATGGGTGGTGCTCATCTCATTCCCAGATAGGATCCTGTTGACAAACCCATGCTGCTGTTCCTGAACCACGGGGTTTGAGATATCCTGTCTGGAGGAGATGCTTGTGGATAGGATTCTGCTATGCAGGCTATTGGCTGGTGCCTATGTACATTTTAGTGTGTTTTACTTAGCTGTTGGTAAATGGTGTATGTGTCCACTATGACCAGAGTTGTCCTTTCGCCATGAGTTCCTCACCTAGTTCTCAATTTCTTGCAGAGGTTCTCCAAAGTTGTGGAGAGTCTCCCACTTCAGAGAGCACAAAGAGATCTAACTTTCTGTAGGTGCAGTTATGCCTTCTCACAGAGTGTAAATTCAAAGCCTGAAACATGGATATCCAGATGACTCAGATGATCCAGAACTCAGAACTGCCAGACATAAGAGCTGTctgaattattatttaaaatattggaAGACAGTTCAAATTTGAGaacattcagatttttttgtgaaaaatcCCGCAAGTGGTACTAAAGATTTCTCCATGGGAGTTTTGTGAAAAAACACAGCTTTCAAAATAATCCCTGTCTCTATTGAGCTTGCTTAGCAAGTAAAATTCAATTAGTCCCTGGGAAGCCCTCAGGTGAAGTTCAAAGCTCGAGTACATTACTCTTCCATGAATGCAGCTGTGCTTCTGTGTTCCTATGATAGTTTAAGGTtacatattttgttttttaagaaatacatGAGAATCCTAATATTATCTTTTTCTTCCTATGTGTCCAATGTCATCTGCAAATATGGATATATTGGCTCAATACTATGTCCTGTTTTCATTTTAGTTCTACATTATTGATTTTGATGcatacttttgatttttttttttttgttcacaataaaaaaaaatatcacaaatgcTTGTCATGAAGATTATACCAATTTTACGGACCACAGACCCTTAAAAACATCACTACATTGGTAACTGTTGTGAGTAAAACAGGATTTAGTACAAAATCCTGTTTCAGAATGAATAAAGCATGTAGATATGAAGTTTTCTAGGCGTTTATGAAATGTATAAATGCACACATCTAGAGTTTGATTTCTTCCTTTATTAAAGGTTACAAAGAAATAGCCCAACGGAATACTAATTTACTCTTAtgtatttttcaataaaatttcGAAGGGTATTAGAGATGCACTGACAATAAGTCTAGCAAATATTTAAAGGAACTACTATTGCAGCAGCTCAGCCATTTTAGAAGATGAAATAATCTGAAAATCATGTAACTCAAAAGGAATAAGAAAGAATAACTAGATTGACAACCACTAGGCAAAACATTTCCCTGTTGAGAGTCTTGAGAGGAGGAACTCTGTCATTAATGTTGATTATTTCCAAATTAGCACATAGTGTGGTATGATAAAAAGCAGATCCGTAGAGGAAAGCAGCTGGTGCTACAGGTCTGACATTCACATTATTTGACTATCATGAGGATCTTTGTGATACAGACTCAGTTGTCTTTCAGTAGTAAAACCAGCTGTTTTATCAGGTATAATTTCATTTTGCTTCTTTAGACATGAATGCAGTGGTGTGAACAGTCCCAAGAGATGTGAAATTTTAGTGTGTTAAGGTTTATAATAAGCAGTTTATTCACCTTTTGAGCCTCTTGTAGCCAGAAGCACTTGATTCAGTCTGTTAAATTTAAAAGCCAGTACACTTAAACAATAAGAAGACTTGAGAAGGGTTACATTTGCAAACTAGCCTTCCTATGATTATTAAACTGGAAAGTGCTTAAAGTACAAAGATATGCCTCAGTAACCAACGTTGTTTCCTGGGCGACAACAAAGGTTAAAATGAAGGAGtgggaaaaaagcaaagaagtTATGAGGCTTAAAAGCAACTACAAAGCTTTCCCTTTCGCAAAAGCGAAAACAGGAGGcagcaaacagtgcaaattcaatGATGCTGAACTAAACTTGCAACAAAGTTCCAATGACCAAGACCTGGTCCTGGTAGAAGGCACAGGGCAGTTGAAAAGTATTGCCCGTGAAGGGGAGGCAGATGTGGCCAGTGGGATAATGAATGCCTGTCATGTCCTCTGAGATCTCCAGAACCCTGGGGAGATTTGAGAGAAGCAGCCAGTGAGATGAGGTCTGTGGTCAAGCCCTTCTGTCCCCTCACCCACTGAGCAAGCAGGCAGTGGCAAGGTGCAGgtgctcctgctgcacagctggACCCTGTGCTCTGT from Patagioenas fasciata isolate bPatFas1 chromosome 2, bPatFas1.hap1, whole genome shotgun sequence harbors:
- the LOC136098617 gene encoding ovalbumin-related protein X-like → MGSISAANAEFSFDVFKELKVQHANDNIFYSPLSIIAALAMVYLGARGNTEYQMEKVLHFDKIAGLGGTTQTKCGKSVNIHLLFKELLSDITAPKANYSLHIANRLYAEKTHPILPIYLKCVKKLHRAGLEMVNFKTAPNQARQLINSWVENQTNGKIRNFLEPDSVDLDTVLVLVNAVYFKGIWKTAFKEEDTQEFPFSMTKQETKPVQMMCQNSTFKVAAVTAEKIKILELPYASGELSMLVLLPDDISDLEKLENKISFEKLTEWTSPNVMEKKKVKVYLPRMKIEEKYNLTFVLKALGMTDLFSPLASLSGISSQKGLKISEAIHKAYMEVNEEGTEMADSAGMMGDIKDSFELEEFKADHPFLFLIKHNPTNSILFLGRYCSP